Below is a window of Labeo rohita strain BAU-BD-2019 unplaced genomic scaffold, IGBB_LRoh.1.0 scaffold_201, whole genome shotgun sequence DNA.
TGAGCAAATACAATTTTATCTGATACAGTATATCTTTACATGCTTAATAGAATgatttacaaaaatactaattaaaactTGTTTAATTACTGTACTTTTTGTGGCTGTTTGTCTCTTTTATCTAGAGTCAGTGGAGATCAAACTGTTCAGATCCATCATGGATGAAAGTCAAACATCTGGAGATGAAAACTTTTTCCCAGGATGCAGGTAATTTGAATAACACATGTTCtcgagttgttgttgttgttgttttcataaaaatactttttgaagtatattaaaatgattctcATCATAAAGGATTAAATCTGTTCtgttttagttcagttcatcagaagagatcagaagcagagcccagctgtgtgtctatgaagagtgacgTGTCTATGGATCCACCAATTAAGTTTAAGAGTGGAGATACACAGCCTGATCTCAGGTATaacatttgtataaaaatatgattagcCTACAGCATGACATTTTATATCATCTTATATTATCCATTCATTTCAAGTTTTTGTATAAGCAGTGTATGAATTGGTAAAGTGCTCTTTGAagtgataaataataaatgaatagttAATTTGTTGCATACAGtaatttaaaggattagctTTAATCTCTCTCTTATAGTCCAGTTCAGCAAAAGACATCAGAACcagagtccagctgtgtgtctgtgaagagtgacGTGTCTATGGTTTGTCAAGAACAATTCAAGAGTGGAGATACATGGCCTGATCTCAGGTATAACAATTCTGTAAATTATATGATCTGAAGATATGATTCAGAATATATAAGGCttaatactctttttttttttttttttttttttattttacagtcatgAAGTCCTCAACGCATTTAGATCAAATCTGAAGAAGAAGTTTGAGCGTCTGTATGAGGGAACAGCGACGCAGGGAAACCCAACACTGctgaatgagatctacacagagctctacatcacagagagtgagagtggaGAGATCAGTAATGAacatgaggtgagacagattgagacacaatccaggagaacagcaacagaggacacagccatcaaatgcaatgacatctttagacctttacctggacaagacaaagccatcagaactgtgctgacaaagggagtcgctggcattggaaaaacagtctctgtgcagaagttcatcctggactgggctgaagggaAAGAGAATCAGGATGTCCAGCTCATATTTCCACTTTCTTTCAGAGAAATCAACCTGATGAAGGACAAAACACTCAGTCTTTCAGATCTTCTTCATGTCTTCTTCCCTTTAGCTAAAGAAACTGAAATATCCAGTGACAAATACAAagtgttgttcatctttgatggtctggatgagtgtCGTCTGTCTCTGGACTTTAAGAGTAAAGTGAAACTGTGTAATATATCTAAATCAGCCTCAGTGGACGTGCTGCTGATGAACCTGATTGTGGggaatctgcttccctctgctctcatctggatcacctccagaccagcagcagctgatctcGTCCCCTCTGAGTGTGTCCATCGAGTGACAGAGGTACGAGGCTTTAATGATCCGCAGAAGGAGGAatacttcaggaagagaatcagtgatgaGAGTCTGGCTGACAGGATCATCTCACACCTGAAGTCATCGAGGAGCCTCTACATCATGTGTCACatcccagtgttctgctggatctcagccactgttctagagaagatgttgagtcgagcagagagtggagagattcccaagactctcactcaaatgtacacacacttcctgatccTTCAGACCAACATCAAACATG
It encodes the following:
- the LOC127159229 gene encoding NLR family CARD domain-containing protein 3 — encoded protein: MDESQTSGDENFFPGCSSVHQKRSEAEPSCVSMKSDVSMDPPIKFKSGDTQPDLSPVQQKTSEPESSCVSVKSDVSMVCQEQFKSGDTWPDLSHEVLNAFRSNLKKKFERLYEGTATQGNPTLLNEIYTELYITESESGEISNEHEVRQIETQSRRTATEDTAIKCNDIFRPLPGQDKAIRTVLTKGVAGIGKTVSVQKFILDWAEGKENQDVQLIFPLSFREINLMKDKTLSLSDLLHVFFPLAKETEISSDKYKVLFIFDGLDECRLSLDFKSKVKLCNISKSASVDVLLMNLIVGNLLPSALIWITSRPAAADLVPSECVHRVTEVRGFNDPQKEEYFRKRISDESLADRIISHLKSSRSLYIMCHIPVFCWISATVLEKMLSRAESGEIPKTLTQMYTHFLILQTNIKHEKDYEKKVTDELVIRKLGKLAFQQLMKGNLIFYEEDLRECGIDVTEASVYSGLCTQIFREEFGLYQGKVFSFVHLSIQEHLAALYAHLSCTIKKKNVAGQLKQSLLSKVLKRKKCNSLSELHQRAVDEALQSKNGHLDLFLRFLLGLSLESNQTLLRKLLTQTGSCSYNKEETVEYIKQKIRENHSPEKFINLFHCLNELGDDSLMQEIQRYLKSGKIRKPNSRLHSGQLWFMCC